One stretch of Punica granatum isolate Tunisia-2019 chromosome 5, ASM765513v2, whole genome shotgun sequence DNA includes these proteins:
- the LOC116208147 gene encoding glycerol-3-phosphate 2-O-acyltransferase 6-like gives MGDRLGQTVASDLEGTLLLSRSPFPYFFLVALEAGSPIRALALLLAFPVIHVLNLFQSCESMAIKIYIFISFAGLKIRDIELVSRAVLPKFYADDVHPETWRVFSSYEKRYVISVCPRVMLEPFAKAFLGADKVIVTDLEVSRSRRATGFVKKPGGVLVGWRRREALEEEFGVEGLDLGLVNNDQYGCDFMSMCKESYMISRATNWEPLPRNKFHSRVIFHDGRLVQRPTPSTAVLIFLWLPIGVLLSILRIYLIICLPHRIHLLGCRLLGIRIMSRGRLEAHQQPLHSGGRRSVLFVCNHRTVQDPIALSIVLGRKVTAVTYGISRFSELISPIRTVSLLRERDKDAVTMKKLLEEGDVVVFPEGTTCREPFLLRFSALFAELSDRIVPVAINTKLSMFHGTTARGHKMLDPYFMLMNPMPCCEVTFLDQLPPDLTCISGGRSAIEVANNVQRAVAAVLRFECTTLTRREKYYALAGTDGRVTSRKQKS, from the exons ATGGGTGATCGACTCGGCCAGACTGTGGCCTCAGACTTGGAGGGCACCCTCCTTTTGTCAAGAAGTCCCTTCCCTTACTTCTTCCTCGTTGCCCTTGAAGCCGGGAGCCCTATAAGGGCACTTGCCCTCTTGCTCGCATTCCCTGTCATCCATGTCCTTAACTTGTTTCAGTCATGCGAGTCAATGGCCatcaaaatttacattttcatttccttcgCGGGGCTCAAGATCAGGGACATCGAGCTCGTCTCTAGGGCTGTGTTGCCCAAGTTCTATGCTGATGATGTGCACCCGGAGACATGGAGGGTCTTCAGCTCGTACGAGAAGCGTTACGTGATCAGTGTGTGTCCCAGGGTCATGCTCGAGCCATTTGCCAAGGCGTTTCTTGGGGCTGACAAGGTGATCGTGACTGACCTGGAGGTCTCGAGGTCGAGGAGAGCCACCGGGTTTGTTAAGAAACCTGGTGGGGTTTTGGTCGGATGGAGGAGAAGAGAAGCTCTAGAAGAGGAGTTTGGAGTGGAGGGACTGGACTTGGGGTTGGTAAATAATGATCAGTATGGTTGTGATTTCATGTCCATGTGTAAG gaATCATACATGATATCAAGGGCAACTAACTGGGAGCCATTGCCAAGAAACAAGTTCCATAGCAGGGTGATATTCCACGACGGGCGGCTGGTCCAAAGGCCAACCCCTTCGACTGCCGTCCTGATCTTCCTATGGTTGCCAATCGGAGTGCTCCTCTCCATCCTACGGATCTACCTTATCATTTGCTTGCCCCATCGAATACACCTCCTCGGATGCAGGCTCCTTGGCATAAGAATCATGAGCAGAGGTAGGCTGGAGGCTCATCAACAACCATTGCATAGTGGTGGCCGACGCAGTGTCCTGTTTGTATGCAACCATCGCACTGTCCAAGATCCCATTGCACTGTCGATCGTGCTGGGGAGGAAGGTGACGGCTGTAACATATGGTATAAGCCGGTTCTCGGAGCTGATCTCGCCTATCAGGACCGTTTCCTTACTGAGGGAGAGGGACAAGGATGCAG TAACAATGAAGAAGCTACTCGAGGAAGGGGATGTGGTCGTCTTTCCCGAGGGGACGACGTGCCGCGAGCCCTTCCTCCTCAGGTTCAGTGCACTCTTTGCCGAGCTCAGCGACAGGATAGTGCCCGTTGCCATCAACACCAAGCTGAGCATGTTCCATGGGACGACAGCCAGAGGGCACAAGATGCTAGACCCATACTTCATGCTCATGAATCCGATGCCGTGCTGCGAGGTCACGTTCTTGGACCAGCTGCCCCCAGATCTCACCTGCATCAGTGGCGGGAGGTCCGCTATCGAAGTAGCCAACAATGTGCAGAGAGCGGTGGCTGCAGTTCTACGCTTCGAGTGCACTACATTGACCCGTAGGGAAAAGTATTATGCACTTGCAGGGACGGACGGCCGTGTTACTTCAAGGAAGCAAAAGTCTTAA